In the Pseudomonas sp. ADAK2 genome, one interval contains:
- a CDS encoding (2Fe-2S)-binding protein, with translation MSAITPDAAPSLFTRHPLRLRLNGQARDLDVLPWTTLLDLLREQLDLVGTKKGCDHGQCGACTVLLNGKRVNACLTLAVMCDGAELTTIEGLADGEELHPMQQAFIKHDAFQCGYCTPGQICSAVGLANEGRAQTTEQIKELMSGNLCRCGAYSHIRDAIEEALPACQPGGDQ, from the coding sequence ATGAGCGCGATCACTCCCGACGCTGCGCCGTCGTTGTTCACCCGTCATCCGCTGCGCCTGAGGCTCAACGGCCAGGCGCGTGACCTTGATGTCTTGCCGTGGACCACGTTGCTGGACCTGCTGCGCGAGCAACTGGACCTGGTCGGTACAAAAAAAGGTTGTGACCACGGCCAGTGCGGGGCCTGCACGGTATTACTCAACGGCAAGCGGGTGAATGCCTGCCTGACCCTGGCGGTGATGTGCGACGGCGCCGAGTTGACCACCATCGAAGGCTTGGCAGACGGCGAAGAGCTGCACCCGATGCAGCAGGCCTTTATCAAGCACGATGCTTTTCAATGTGGTTATTGCACGCCGGGGCAGATTTGTTCGGCGGTGGGGCTGGCTAACGAAGGTCGGGCGCAAACCACGGAACAGATCAAGGAGCTGATGAGCGGCAACCTCTGCCGCTGTGGCGCCTACAGCCATATCCGCGATGCCATTGAAGAAGCCTTGCCTGCCTGCCAGCCAGGAGGCGACCAATGA
- a CDS encoding FAD binding domain-containing protein produces the protein MNPFHYSKPDSVQDAVHLAGPASRFIAGGTNLLDLMKENLTRPEHLIDITGLPLREVTETKRGGLMIGALVSNADLAWHPLIEQRYPVLSQAILAGASPQLRNMASTGGNLLQRTRCYYFYDANVPCNKREPGSGCPARDGLNRIHAIFGASVQCVATHPSDMCVALAALEAVVHVQGRSGARTIEFADFHRLPGDTPERDNQLADDELITAIELPAAGFAEHSHYLKIRDRASYAFALVSVAAALDMTGPVIREARLVLGGVAHKPWRDEAVEHWLVGKAASPETFTAAADALLQNAEPLEHNAFKVTLARRAIIRALSDAAQGGLA, from the coding sequence ATGAATCCTTTCCATTACAGCAAACCGGATTCGGTGCAGGACGCCGTCCATCTCGCCGGCCCTGCCTCGCGCTTCATCGCGGGCGGTACGAATCTGTTGGATTTGATGAAGGAAAACCTCACCCGCCCCGAACATCTGATCGACATCACCGGACTGCCGCTGCGTGAGGTCACTGAAACGAAAAGGGGCGGGCTGATGATCGGCGCGCTGGTCAGCAACGCCGACCTGGCCTGGCACCCGTTGATCGAGCAGCGTTATCCCGTGTTGTCCCAAGCCATTTTGGCCGGCGCATCGCCGCAATTGCGCAACATGGCCAGCACTGGCGGCAATCTGCTGCAACGCACGCGCTGCTACTACTTCTACGACGCCAATGTGCCGTGCAACAAACGCGAACCCGGCAGTGGTTGTCCGGCGCGGGACGGGCTGAACCGGATTCATGCGATTTTCGGTGCCAGCGTGCAATGCGTGGCCACGCATCCTTCCGATATGTGCGTGGCACTGGCTGCGTTGGAGGCGGTGGTTCATGTGCAAGGCCGCAGTGGCGCCAGAACCATTGAGTTTGCTGACTTTCATCGCCTGCCCGGCGACACCCCAGAGCGCGATAACCAATTGGCCGACGATGAACTGATCACCGCCATTGAACTGCCCGCCGCCGGTTTCGCCGAACACAGCCATTACCTGAAGATTCGTGACCGTGCGTCTTACGCCTTTGCCCTGGTTTCGGTGGCTGCGGCGCTGGACATGACCGGGCCCGTGATTCGCGAAGCGCGCCTGGTGCTTGGCGGGGTAGCGCACAAACCGTGGCGTGACGAAGCGGTAGAGCATTGGTTGGTGGGCAAGGCGGCCAGCCCTGAAACGTTCACCGCCGCTGCCGATGCTCTGCTGCAAAACGCCGAGCCCCTCGAACACAACGCTTTCAAAGTCACCCTGGCACGCCGGGCGATCATCCGCGCCCTGAGCGATGCCGCGCAGGGAGGGCTAGCCTGA
- a CDS encoding xanthine dehydrogenase family protein molybdopterin-binding subunit: MNTFTKPMGQPLDRVDGHLKVTGQARYAGEFPEDGLLHGSVVSSRIAHGRVISIDASKALALPGVVAVIDHSNRPKIASYDKDYEDADSAEGSPFRPLYNDRVLYSGQPLALVVADNLELARYAGSLIEIEYESEPHQTDLLILQDEARPAPAEVPKPRGNFQAEFAGAAMSLDLSYSTPIEHHNPMEPHASTVLYQVDGSLNIHDKTQGPQNCQSYVQKVFGLQKEQVRIFAAYVGGAFGSGLRPQYQLPLAVMAALHLKRSVRVTLTRQQMFTFGYRPRTLQRLQLGAAANGRLLAVGHTAIGQTSRFEDFTEHVVEWSGMLYHCDNVQLTYKLVPLDVFTPLDMRAPGAALGLIGLECAMDELACALAIDPVQLRLINYAERNQNEDKPYSSKELRECYAQGAKRFGWEARDPEPRSMRQGRQLVGWGMAGGVWEALQMKASAKASLDHNGKLTVSSATTDIGTGTYTVMTQIAAQASGVSHKDVTFILGDSSLPTAPLQGGSFTVSSVGTAVQQACEALKEKLLAVARQTYPAFGGVTLEQAVFEEGLLLFGDARVSLAELARDSGEETLDVQVDAEPDKKREAYATATHSAVFVEVLVDEDLGTVKVNRVVSAIAAGRVVNPKMARSQILGGVVWGIGMALHEETQTDHALGRHMNHSLAEYHIPVNADIGDIDVLFVEEHDEIVNALGSKGVGEIGIVGVAAAVANAIYHATGKRVRDFPITLDKLL; this comes from the coding sequence ATGAATACCTTCACCAAGCCCATGGGCCAACCGCTGGATCGCGTCGACGGTCATCTCAAAGTCACCGGTCAGGCCCGCTACGCCGGAGAATTTCCCGAGGACGGCTTGCTGCACGGCAGCGTGGTCTCCAGCCGCATTGCCCACGGTCGAGTGATCAGCATCGACGCGTCCAAGGCTCTCGCGCTACCGGGTGTGGTCGCGGTGATCGATCACAGCAACCGCCCGAAAATCGCCAGTTATGACAAAGACTACGAAGATGCCGACTCGGCCGAGGGTTCGCCGTTTCGCCCGTTGTACAACGATCGAGTGCTGTACAGCGGTCAGCCGTTGGCGCTGGTGGTGGCGGACAACCTTGAGTTGGCGCGGTATGCCGGCTCATTGATAGAGATTGAGTACGAGAGCGAACCGCATCAGACCGATCTGCTGATCCTGCAAGACGAAGCTCGTCCAGCGCCGGCCGAAGTCCCCAAGCCTCGTGGGAATTTTCAGGCCGAGTTTGCCGGTGCGGCCATGAGCCTGGATCTGAGCTACAGCACCCCCATCGAACACCACAACCCGATGGAACCCCACGCCAGTACGGTGCTGTATCAGGTCGATGGCAGTCTAAACATTCATGACAAGACCCAAGGCCCGCAGAACTGTCAGTCCTACGTGCAAAAAGTCTTCGGATTACAAAAAGAGCAGGTCCGGATTTTCGCAGCCTATGTCGGCGGCGCGTTCGGCTCGGGCCTGCGGCCGCAATATCAGCTGCCGCTGGCGGTGATGGCGGCGCTGCATCTCAAGCGTTCCGTACGCGTGACGTTGACGCGCCAGCAGATGTTCACCTTCGGCTATCGCCCCCGCACCTTGCAGCGCCTGCAATTGGGCGCGGCGGCCAATGGACGCTTGCTCGCGGTGGGACACACCGCCATCGGCCAGACCTCGCGTTTCGAGGACTTCACCGAACATGTGGTGGAGTGGAGCGGCATGCTCTATCACTGCGACAACGTGCAACTGACTTACAAACTGGTGCCACTCGACGTGTTCACCCCGCTCGACATGCGTGCGCCGGGCGCGGCGCTGGGGCTGATCGGGCTGGAATGTGCGATGGACGAACTGGCCTGCGCCCTGGCGATCGATCCGGTGCAATTGCGCCTGATCAACTATGCCGAACGCAATCAGAACGAAGACAAACCGTATTCCAGCAAAGAGCTGCGCGAATGTTATGCCCAGGGTGCGAAACGTTTTGGCTGGGAAGCGCGTGATCCTGAACCGCGCAGCATGCGTCAGGGCCGGCAATTGGTGGGTTGGGGCATGGCCGGTGGGGTCTGGGAAGCGCTGCAGATGAAGGCCAGTGCCAAGGCGTCACTCGATCACAACGGCAAACTCACGGTCAGCAGCGCAACGACGGACATCGGCACTGGAACCTACACGGTAATGACGCAAATCGCCGCCCAGGCGTCGGGCGTTTCGCATAAGGATGTCACTTTTATCCTCGGTGACTCTTCATTGCCCACCGCGCCGTTGCAGGGCGGTTCATTCACCGTGTCGTCGGTCGGGACAGCCGTGCAACAGGCCTGTGAAGCACTCAAGGAAAAACTGTTGGCGGTGGCACGCCAGACCTATCCGGCGTTCGGCGGTGTCACTCTGGAGCAGGCGGTGTTCGAAGAAGGGCTGTTGCTCTTCGGTGATGCGCGGGTGTCGCTGGCCGAACTCGCAAGGGACAGCGGCGAAGAAACCCTGGATGTTCAGGTAGACGCCGAGCCGGACAAAAAACGCGAGGCTTACGCCACGGCGACCCATTCGGCGGTGTTCGTCGAAGTGTTGGTCGATGAGGATTTAGGCACGGTGAAGGTCAACCGCGTGGTCAGCGCCATCGCCGCCGGTCGCGTGGTCAACCCGAAAATGGCCCGCAGCCAGATTCTCGGCGGCGTGGTCTGGGGTATCGGCATGGCGTTGCACGAAGAGACGCAAACCGACCATGCGCTGGGCCGTCACATGAACCACAGCCTGGCCGAGTATCACATCCCGGTTAACGCCGACATCGGCGACATTGATGTGCTGTTTGTCGAAGAACACGACGAGATCGTCAACGCCCTCGGTTCCAAGGGCGTGGGCGAGATCGGCATCGTCGGCGTGGCCGCGGCGGTGGCCAATGCGATCTATCACGCCACCGGCAAACGGGTGCGGGATTTCCCTATCACCCTGGACAAGCTGCTTTAA
- a CDS encoding MFS transporter, whose product MPSQAPLLLRHHRPFIAFWLARVFTASGFQMLTVAIGWNLYQLTGNVLDLGLVGLVEFAPRVLFMLHTGHVADRYDRRKVAAICQSLQALIALSLAIGSATDHVTREMIFILAFLLGAARSFEMPTTQALLPSIVPSALFPRAVAAAQSAQQSATIVAPALGGLLYAFGSVWVYGPTVVLYIIACCLMLNLPARQTPLNKGKATMDSLLAGIRFIRSRPDILGAISLDLFAVLLGGATALLPVFAKDILLTGPWGLGLLRSAPAVGALLMSLFLARFAVERKVGRVMFTAVGVFGVATIAFGLSTSFWFSLAVLVVLGAADMISMVIRASFVQLETPDEMRGRVSAVNGLFIGASNQLGEFESGLTAHWFGTVPAVVMGGIGTLVVTGTWIKLFPTLANRDRMHVPAEEAKV is encoded by the coding sequence ATGCCCAGCCAAGCGCCCCTGCTGTTACGTCATCACCGTCCTTTCATTGCGTTCTGGCTGGCTCGGGTGTTTACCGCCAGCGGTTTCCAGATGCTCACCGTGGCCATCGGCTGGAATCTGTACCAACTGACTGGCAACGTGCTGGACCTGGGGCTGGTGGGTTTGGTCGAGTTCGCCCCGCGGGTGCTGTTCATGCTGCACACCGGGCATGTCGCGGACCGTTACGACCGACGCAAGGTCGCGGCGATCTGCCAGTCCCTGCAAGCCTTGATCGCCTTGTCTTTGGCCATCGGCAGCGCCACCGATCACGTCACCCGGGAAATGATCTTCATCCTCGCGTTCCTGCTCGGTGCCGCGCGCTCGTTCGAGATGCCGACCACCCAGGCCCTGCTGCCGAGCATCGTGCCCAGCGCCCTGTTCCCTCGCGCGGTGGCCGCGGCCCAATCGGCGCAGCAATCGGCCACCATCGTCGCCCCGGCACTCGGCGGCTTGCTCTACGCCTTCGGCAGCGTCTGGGTCTACGGCCCGACGGTGGTGCTGTACATCATCGCCTGCTGCTTGATGCTTAACCTGCCCGCCCGGCAAACGCCGCTGAACAAAGGCAAGGCGACCATGGATTCGCTGCTGGCCGGGATTCGTTTCATCCGCAGCCGCCCGGACATTCTCGGGGCAATTTCCCTGGACCTGTTCGCCGTGCTGCTGGGCGGCGCGACGGCGCTGCTGCCGGTTTTTGCCAAGGACATTCTGCTGACCGGCCCCTGGGGCCTGGGCCTGCTACGTTCAGCGCCAGCGGTGGGGGCGCTGTTGATGTCGCTGTTCCTCGCACGGTTTGCCGTGGAACGCAAAGTCGGACGGGTGATGTTCACCGCCGTCGGCGTGTTCGGCGTGGCGACCATCGCCTTCGGCTTGTCCACCTCGTTCTGGTTCTCCCTGGCGGTGCTGGTGGTGCTGGGCGCGGCGGACATGATCAGCATGGTGATCCGCGCCTCCTTCGTGCAACTGGAAACCCCGGACGAAATGCGTGGCCGGGTTAGCGCCGTGAACGGGCTGTTCATCGGCGCTTCAAACCAGTTGGGCGAGTTCGAATCCGGTCTCACCGCCCATTGGTTCGGCACCGTGCCAGCCGTGGTCATGGGCGGCATCGGTACGCTGGTAGTGACCGGCACCTGGATCAAACTGTTCCCGACCCTGGCCAACCGCGACCGCATGCATGTGCCGGCGGAAGAAGCCAAGGTTTAA
- a CDS encoding cytochrome ubiquinol oxidase subunit I, with product MFGLEALDLARMQFAFTISFHILFPAITIGLASYLAVLEGLWLKTNNDTYRDLYHFWSKIFAVNFGMGVVSGLVMAYQFGTNWSRFSDFAGSVTGPLLTYEVLTAFFLEAGFLGVMLFGWNKVGRNLHFFSTVMVAIGTLISTFWILASNSWMQTPQGFEIVNGQVIPTDWLAVIFNPSFPYRLMHMATAAFVATAFFVGSSAAWHLLRGKDNPAIRTMLSMAMWMALIVAPIQAVIGDFHGLNTLKHQPAKIAAIEGHWENVGDEPTPLILFGWPDMKAEKTKYAVEIPYLGSLILTHSLDKQVPALKDFPPEDRPNSTIVFWSFRIMVGLGFLMIFTGLWSLWLRKSDKLYTSRPFLYLALWMGPSGLIAILAGWFTTEIGRQPWVVYGLMRTADASSNHSFAQMSITLVLFVVVYFALFGAGLGYMMRLVRKGPKIDEGKETNEGGPGKKRTPARPLSAADDDHTDADHTVTKEI from the coding sequence ATGTTCGGTTTGGAGGCACTTGATCTCGCCCGGATGCAGTTCGCGTTCACCATCTCGTTCCACATCCTGTTCCCGGCCATCACCATTGGCCTGGCGAGTTACCTGGCGGTACTCGAAGGCCTGTGGCTCAAAACCAACAACGATACCTACCGCGATCTGTACCACTTCTGGTCGAAGATCTTTGCCGTGAACTTCGGCATGGGCGTGGTCTCCGGCCTCGTCATGGCCTATCAGTTCGGCACCAACTGGAGTCGCTTCTCGGACTTCGCCGGTTCCGTCACCGGGCCGCTGCTGACCTATGAAGTGCTCACTGCGTTCTTCCTCGAAGCCGGTTTCCTCGGTGTCATGTTGTTCGGCTGGAACAAGGTCGGACGCAACCTGCACTTTTTTTCCACCGTCATGGTGGCCATCGGCACGCTGATTTCGACCTTCTGGATTCTCGCCTCCAACAGCTGGATGCAAACCCCCCAGGGCTTCGAAATCGTCAACGGCCAAGTGATCCCAACCGACTGGCTGGCAGTGATCTTCAACCCGTCGTTCCCGTACCGCCTGATGCACATGGCGACTGCCGCATTCGTCGCCACGGCGTTCTTCGTCGGCTCCTCGGCGGCCTGGCACTTGCTGCGCGGCAAAGACAACCCGGCAATCCGCACCATGCTCTCGATGGCGATGTGGATGGCCTTGATCGTCGCGCCGATCCAGGCCGTCATCGGCGACTTCCACGGCCTCAATACGCTCAAGCACCAACCGGCGAAAATCGCCGCGATCGAAGGTCACTGGGAAAACGTCGGTGATGAACCGACCCCGCTGATCCTGTTCGGCTGGCCGGACATGAAAGCCGAGAAGACCAAGTATGCGGTGGAGATTCCGTACCTCGGCAGCCTGATCCTCACCCACTCCCTGGATAAACAGGTGCCGGCGCTCAAGGACTTCCCGCCGGAAGACCGACCGAATTCGACCATTGTGTTCTGGTCGTTCCGGATCATGGTCGGGTTGGGTTTCCTGATGATCTTCACCGGTTTGTGGAGCCTGTGGCTGCGCAAGAGCGACAAGTTGTACACCTCGCGACCGTTCCTGTACCTGGCGTTGTGGATGGGCCCGTCCGGCCTGATCGCGATCCTCGCCGGTTGGTTTACCACGGAAATCGGCCGTCAGCCGTGGGTGGTCTACGGCTTGATGCGCACGGCGGATGCGTCCTCCAATCACAGCTTCGCGCAGATGAGCATTACGTTGGTGCTGTTCGTGGTGGTGTATTTCGCGCTGTTCGGTGCCGGCCTGGGCTACATGATGCGCCTGGTGCGCAAAGGGCCGAAGATCGACGAAGGCAAGGAAACCAACGAGGGTGGTCCAGGCAAGAAACGCACACCGGCCCGTCCGTTGTCCGCTGCCGACGACGATCACACCGATGCCGACCACACCGTGACCAAGGAGATTTGA
- the cydB gene encoding cytochrome d ubiquinol oxidase subunit II, which translates to MGIDLPLIWAVIIIFGIMMYVVMDGFDLGIGILFPFIPGKTDRDVMMNTVAPVWDGNETWLVLGGAALFGAFPLAYSVVLSALYLPLIFMLIGLIFRGVAFEFRFKAKDDKRHLWDKAFIGGSVAATFFQGVALGAFIDGLPVVNRQFAGGSLDWLTPFTMFCGLALVIAYALLGCTWLIMKTEGKLQEQMHNLARPLAIVVLAVIGIVSIWTPLAHPEIASRWFTLPNLFWFLPVPILVLVTMYGLIRAVARNAHYTPFLLTLVLIFLGYSGLGISLWPNIVPPSISIWDAAAPPQSQGFMLVGTLFIIPFILGYTFWSYYVFRGKVTHEDGYH; encoded by the coding sequence ATGGGTATTGATCTTCCGCTGATCTGGGCCGTGATCATCATCTTCGGCATCATGATGTACGTGGTCATGGACGGCTTCGACCTGGGCATCGGGATTCTCTTCCCGTTCATTCCGGGCAAGACCGACCGTGACGTGATGATGAACACCGTCGCGCCCGTCTGGGACGGCAACGAAACCTGGCTGGTACTGGGCGGCGCGGCGTTGTTCGGCGCCTTCCCGCTGGCCTATTCGGTGGTGCTGTCGGCGTTGTACCTGCCGCTGATCTTCATGCTGATCGGCCTGATTTTCCGCGGCGTGGCGTTCGAGTTCCGTTTCAAGGCCAAGGACGACAAGCGTCACCTGTGGGACAAGGCGTTCATCGGTGGCTCGGTGGCGGCGACGTTCTTCCAGGGCGTGGCGCTGGGGGCGTTTATCGACGGGTTGCCGGTGGTCAATCGCCAGTTTGCCGGTGGTTCACTGGACTGGCTGACGCCGTTCACGATGTTCTGCGGCCTGGCGCTGGTGATTGCCTACGCCTTGCTCGGTTGCACCTGGCTGATCATGAAGACCGAAGGCAAGTTGCAGGAGCAAATGCACAACCTGGCGCGGCCATTGGCGATCGTGGTGTTGGCGGTGATCGGTATCGTCAGTATCTGGACCCCGCTGGCCCATCCCGAGATCGCATCACGCTGGTTCACCCTGCCGAACCTGTTCTGGTTCCTGCCGGTGCCGATCCTGGTGCTGGTGACCATGTACGGCCTGATACGCGCCGTGGCTCGCAATGCGCACTACACGCCGTTCCTGTTGACGCTGGTATTGATCTTCCTCGGCTACAGCGGCTTGGGCATCAGCCTGTGGCCAAACATCGTGCCGCCGTCGATCTCGATCTGGGACGCCGCCGCACCGCCGCAAAGCCAGGGCTTCATGCTGGTGGGCACGCTGTTCATCATCCCGTTCATCCTGGGCTACACCTTCTGGAGCTACTACGTGTTCCGCGGCAAGGTCACCCATGAAGACGGTTACCACTAG
- a CDS encoding DUF2474 domain-containing protein, whose amino-acid sequence MSTKPSLHDIQRAEKKPLWQRLGWLAMIWTGSVVALFIVASLMRMFMNAAGLTTH is encoded by the coding sequence ATGTCCACCAAACCCTCCCTGCACGACATTCAACGGGCCGAAAAAAAGCCGCTGTGGCAGCGGCTCGGATGGTTGGCGATGATCTGGACCGGCAGCGTCGTAGCCCTGTTTATCGTGGCCAGCCTGATGCGCATGTTCATGAATGCCGCGGGCCTGACCACCCACTGA
- a CDS encoding methyltransferase, whose protein sequence is MPLLETPFAQLDLIRQPEQQNEPLQAFDAADEYLLNHMAEQQPTADTRVLVLNDSFGALAASLAGKVRVTSSSDSFLAFQGLEKNLIRNGLAFDAVPSVPANETFIGPFDRVLIRVPKTLALLEEQLIRLQGQLAPGAQVIAAAMVKHLPRAAGDLLERYIGPVQASLAVKKARLLIATPELKTPAVSPYPSRYLLDEPAIELLNHANVFCREGLDIGTRAFLPYLPKSLGAARVADLGCGNGVLAIASALQNPEAHYTLVDESYMAVQSASENWRAALGEREVIVRAGDGLAGQEPQSLDVVLCNPPFHQQQVVGDFLAWRMFQQAREALVVGGALYIVGNRHLGYHSKLARLFRGVEQVAATPKFVILKARK, encoded by the coding sequence ATGCCCCTGCTCGAAACACCTTTCGCCCAACTTGACCTGATCCGCCAGCCCGAACAGCAGAACGAACCGCTGCAAGCCTTCGATGCTGCCGACGAATACCTGCTCAATCATATGGCCGAGCAACAACCGACCGCCGATACGCGGGTACTGGTGCTTAATGACAGTTTTGGCGCATTGGCAGCCAGCCTGGCCGGCAAGGTCCGGGTCACCAGTAGCAGCGACTCGTTCCTGGCGTTCCAGGGGCTGGAAAAGAATCTGATCCGCAATGGCCTGGCGTTCGACGCGGTACCGAGCGTGCCGGCCAATGAAACATTCATCGGGCCGTTCGACCGGGTGTTGATCCGGGTACCGAAAACCCTCGCCTTGCTGGAAGAACAACTGATTCGTCTGCAAGGTCAACTGGCGCCGGGCGCCCAAGTGATTGCGGCGGCGATGGTCAAGCACTTGCCCCGCGCAGCCGGGGATTTGCTGGAGCGTTACATCGGCCCGGTACAGGCGTCGTTGGCGGTGAAGAAGGCGCGGTTGCTGATCGCCACGCCTGAACTCAAGACGCCCGCCGTCTCGCCCTACCCGTCCCGCTACTTGCTCGACGAGCCGGCGATCGAACTGCTCAACCACGCCAACGTGTTCTGCCGCGAAGGGCTGGATATCGGCACCCGGGCGTTTTTGCCGTATTTGCCAAAGAGCCTCGGCGCAGCGCGGGTGGCGGATCTTGGTTGCGGTAACGGCGTATTGGCCATCGCCAGCGCCCTGCAAAACCCTGAAGCCCACTACACGCTGGTGGACGAGTCGTACATGGCGGTGCAATCGGCCAGCGAAAACTGGCGCGCGGCGTTGGGTGAGCGGGAGGTTATCGTCCGTGCCGGCGATGGCTTGGCCGGGCAGGAACCACAGTCACTGGACGTAGTGCTGTGCAATCCGCCGTTTCACCAGCAACAGGTGGTCGGCGATTTCCTGGCCTGGCGCATGTTCCAGCAAGCCCGCGAGGCCTTGGTGGTCGGTGGCGCGTTGTACATCGTCGGCAATCGCCACCTGGGTTATCACAGCAAACTGGCGCGGTTGTTCCGCGGCGTCGAGCAAGTGGCGGCGACGCCGAAATTCGTCATTCTCAAGGCCCGCAAATAA
- a CDS encoding autoinducer binding domain-containing protein, with protein sequence MEMWKESQLTQLSYAKEIDIAYPISLNFVKNLGFKFCAFSITSKSLGTHDRSLNRNNFPKAWNTQYEQNKFSAIDPVVAHCNHSMLPILWTEDVFSQTPSLWQALQQQGLQHGWSQSFHDEESGLYSMLSLARSHCPITAYELYENLGFTVFIGRHLHALAAKTLPKKKPRPSTPRLSPREVEVLRLSADGKTAYEISRILSLSERTVNFHVHRAIEKLGVCNKIAAVFVATRSGAI encoded by the coding sequence ATGGAAATGTGGAAGGAATCACAGTTGACGCAGCTGTCCTATGCTAAAGAAATCGACATTGCTTATCCGATTTCACTTAACTTCGTCAAAAATCTCGGGTTTAAATTCTGTGCTTTTTCAATCACTTCAAAATCGCTTGGTACTCACGACCGCAGCCTCAACCGGAACAATTTCCCAAAGGCCTGGAACACTCAATATGAACAAAACAAATTCAGCGCCATCGACCCCGTAGTAGCTCACTGCAATCATTCCATGCTGCCCATTCTATGGACTGAAGATGTCTTCTCCCAGACGCCGTCGCTGTGGCAAGCCTTGCAACAACAAGGGCTGCAACACGGCTGGTCGCAATCATTCCATGACGAGGAAAGCGGCCTGTACAGCATGCTGAGCCTGGCCAGAAGCCACTGCCCGATTACCGCGTATGAACTGTATGAAAATCTCGGTTTCACGGTGTTCATCGGTCGTCATCTGCACGCACTGGCCGCCAAGACCCTGCCGAAGAAAAAACCGAGGCCGAGTACGCCGCGCCTGTCTCCCCGTGAAGTCGAGGTGTTGCGACTGTCCGCCGATGGCAAGACCGCGTACGAAATTTCCAGAATCCTCAGCCTGAGTGAGCGCACGGTGAATTTCCACGTGCACCGGGCTATCGAGAAACTGGGGGTCTGCAACAAGATCGCGGCGGTGTTTGTAGCGACAAGGAGCGGGGCTATCTGA
- a CDS encoding ferredoxin--NADP reductase — translation MTASAEKFTRQTLLDVQPLTPSLFTLRTTRDPGFRFRAGQFARLGVTKPDGSTVWRAYSMVSSPYDEFLEFFSIVVPGGEFTSELSRLAVGDTLLVERQATGYLTLDRFVDGRDLWLLSTGTGVAPFLSILQDFEVWEKFERIILVYSAREGRELAYQELIAGLAQRDYLAEYAHKLQFIPTVTREQVPGVLNGRITTLIENGELEQAAGLELTPEHSRVMICGNPQMIDDTRKLLKLRDMNLSLSRRPGQVAVENYW, via the coding sequence ATGACCGCCAGTGCAGAAAAATTCACCCGCCAGACCTTGCTCGACGTCCAGCCATTGACGCCGAGCCTGTTCACGCTGCGCACCACCAGGGACCCGGGCTTTCGCTTTCGTGCGGGGCAATTCGCTCGGCTGGGGGTGACCAAACCCGATGGCAGCACGGTGTGGCGCGCCTACTCCATGGTTTCTTCACCCTACGACGAGTTTCTCGAGTTTTTTTCCATCGTCGTGCCGGGGGGCGAGTTCACCAGTGAGCTGAGCCGCCTGGCAGTGGGGGATACGTTGCTGGTCGAGCGGCAGGCCACGGGCTACCTGACCCTGGATCGTTTCGTCGATGGTCGTGACCTCTGGTTGTTGTCCACCGGCACAGGGGTGGCACCGTTCCTGTCGATCCTGCAGGATTTCGAGGTGTGGGAAAAGTTTGAACGCATCATCCTGGTCTACAGCGCGCGCGAAGGCCGGGAACTGGCCTATCAGGAGTTGATCGCGGGGTTGGCGCAACGTGACTACCTGGCGGAATACGCCCACAAGCTGCAGTTCATCCCGACTGTAACGCGCGAGCAGGTGCCTGGCGTCCTGAATGGACGGATCACCACCCTGATTGAAAATGGCGAACTGGAGCAGGCGGCGGGGCTGGAACTGACGCCCGAGCACTCGCGCGTGATGATCTGCGGCAACCCACAGATGATCGATGACACCCGCAAATTGCTCAAACTGCGCGATATGAACCTGAGCCTCAGCCGACGGCCCGGACAGGTGGCGGTGGAAAACTACTGGTAA
- the mscL gene encoding large-conductance mechanosensitive channel protein MscL gives MGVLNEFKAFAVKGNVVDMAVGIIIGAAFGKIVSSFVGDVVMPPIGLLIGGVDFSDLAITLKAANGDIPAVMLAYGKFIQSMIDFIIVAFAIFMGVKAINRLKREEAVAPTLPPVPTKEEELLSEIRDLLKAQNQSERP, from the coding sequence ATGGGCGTGCTTAACGAGTTCAAGGCCTTCGCGGTCAAAGGCAATGTGGTCGACATGGCCGTCGGTATCATCATCGGTGCCGCCTTCGGCAAGATCGTCTCGTCGTTCGTTGGCGATGTGGTCATGCCGCCCATCGGGCTGCTGATTGGCGGGGTGGATTTCAGTGACCTGGCCATCACGCTCAAGGCTGCCAATGGTGACATTCCTGCCGTGATGCTGGCTTATGGCAAATTCATCCAGAGCATGATCGACTTCATCATTGTCGCGTTTGCGATCTTCATGGGCGTCAAGGCCATCAACCGCCTGAAGCGCGAAGAGGCCGTAGCACCGACCCTTCCACCGGTTCCGACCAAGGAAGAAGAGCTGCTGAGCGAGATCCGTGATCTGCTCAAGGCCCAGAACCAGAGCGAGCGGCCTTGA